The following coding sequences are from one Salvia hispanica cultivar TCC Black 2014 chromosome 3, UniMelb_Shisp_WGS_1.0, whole genome shotgun sequence window:
- the LOC125215242 gene encoding guanine nucleotide-binding protein subunit beta-like protein yields MAMGQEQLVLRGTMRGHTDWVTAIAAPIDNSDTIVTSSRDNSLILWTLTKDSSNSSFGVATRRLTGHSHFVHDVVLSSDGQFALSASWDAELRLWDLQTGETARRFVGHAKDVLSVAFSADNRQIVSASRDKTIKLWNTLGECKYTIEGGESHSDWVSCVRFSPDAAQPTVVSGSWDKTVKVWNLTNCKLRATLTGHTGYVNTVVVSPDGSLCASGGKDGVILLWDLTEGKMLYSLEAGSIVNALTFSPNRYWLCAATQSGIKIWDLESKSVVSDLKVDLKQESEMARDEAAQSAAGKNKVIYCTSLSWKADGSTLFSGYTDGVIRVWGIGRY; encoded by the exons ATGGCAATGGGGCAGGAACAGCTCGTCCTCCGCGGCACCATGCGCGGCCACACCGACTGGGTCACCGCCATCGCCGCCCCAATCGACAATTCCGATACCATCGTCACCTCCTCCCGCGACAATTCCCTAATCCTCTGGACCCTCACCAAGGACTCCTCCAATTCCTCCTTCGGCGTCGCCACCCGCCGCCTCACCGGCCACTCTCACTTCGTCCACGACGTCGTCCTCTCCTCCGACGGCCAATTCGCCCTCTCCGCCTCCTGGGACGCCGAGCTCCGCCTCTGGGACCTCCAGACCGGCGAAACCGCCCGCCGCTTCGTCGGCCACGCCAAGGACGTCCTCTCCGTCGCCTTCTCCGCCGACAACCGCCAGATCGTCTCGGCGTCGCGCGACAAGACGATCAAGCTCTGGAACACGCTCGGCGAGTGCAAGTACACCATCGAGGGAGGCGAATCGCACTCCGATTGGGTCTCCTGCGTCCGCTTCTCGCCCGACGCCGCCCAGCCCACCGTCGTGTCGGGGTCGTGGGATAAGACCGTCAAGGTCTGGAATCTGACCAATTGCAAGCTGCGCGCCACGCTGACTGGACACACTGGCTACGTGAACACGGTGGTGGTGTCGCCGGATGGATCGCTGTGCGCCAGTGGGGGAAAGGATGGTGTGATTTTGCTGTGGGATTTGACGGAGGGGAAGATGCTGTATTCGTTGGAGGCTGGCTCGATTGTTAATGCTCTCACGTTTAGCCCTAATAGGTATTGGCTCTGCGCTGCTACTCAATCGGGAATTAAGATTTGGGATTTGGAGAGCAAGAGTGTTGTTTCGGATCTCAAGGTGGATTTGAAGCAGGAGAGTGAAATGGCCAGAGATGAAGCTGCCCAATCTGCTGCTGGGAAAAACAAG GTTATATATTGCACCAGTCTCAGCTGGAAAGCTGATGGAAGCACCCTTTTCAGTGGCTATACCGATGGTGTCATCCGAGTTTGGGGCATTGGCCGATACTAG